One genomic region from Candidatus Zixiibacteriota bacterium encodes:
- a CDS encoding glycosyltransferase family 4 protein, giving the protein MRITFVLPGWARFPVGGFKMVYSYANCLVDKGHKVRIVHTLRFDRGNMNIWKKLLRLAFWSKTFLSRKAEPGWFKLSPEVESTVVLDLDDSNIPSADAVIATAWSTAENVNRLSPDKGTKFYFIQGYENWDTEDVKVNATFKLPLKKIVVSIWLEKMLKSMNEEPIACIPNGLDFDFFKIIRPVEDRLPIKIGMCYSIYEWKGSKDGIEALKNVKERFPQLQAIFFSVCSRNSEIPFWIEYRRNPSPSQLVDIYNSCSIFINPSWSEGWGLPAAEAMACGCALISTRNKGAEEFVKDQEIGLLTKVGDPEDMAEKIIKLIENQPLRLKLALTGANFIKKFDLKESAKEFEEAILSNLN; this is encoded by the coding sequence ATGAGGATCACATTTGTATTGCCTGGCTGGGCAAGGTTTCCGGTAGGTGGTTTTAAGATGGTATATAGTTATGCTAATTGCTTAGTAGATAAGGGGCATAAAGTTCGCATAGTTCATACGCTCAGGTTCGACAGGGGGAATATGAATATATGGAAGAAACTTTTAAGATTGGCATTCTGGTCAAAGACCTTCCTTAGTAGAAAAGCTGAGCCAGGTTGGTTCAAACTCTCTCCGGAAGTAGAAAGTACAGTGGTGCTTGATCTCGATGATAGTAATATCCCTTCAGCTGATGCTGTCATAGCTACGGCTTGGTCAACTGCTGAGAACGTAAACAGATTAAGCCCAGATAAAGGAACTAAATTTTACTTTATTCAAGGGTATGAAAACTGGGATACGGAAGATGTAAAAGTAAATGCTACCTTTAAGCTTCCTCTTAAAAAGATTGTGGTTTCAATCTGGCTTGAAAAGATGCTTAAAAGTATGAACGAAGAACCAATAGCTTGTATACCAAATGGTTTAGATTTTGATTTTTTTAAAATTATTAGGCCAGTTGAAGATCGGCTTCCTATAAAAATAGGAATGTGTTATTCAATTTATGAGTGGAAGGGCTCTAAGGACGGGATCGAAGCATTAAAAAATGTAAAGGAAAGATTTCCTCAGCTTCAAGCTATCTTCTTCAGTGTATGTTCACGAAACTCAGAAATACCTTTCTGGATTGAATATCGGAGAAACCCGTCGCCCTCTCAGCTTGTAGATATTTACAACAGTTGTAGTATCTTCATAAATCCAAGCTGGTCTGAAGGCTGGGGATTGCCTGCGGCTGAGGCTATGGCCTGTGGATGTGCGCTCATAAGCACAAGGAATAAGGGAGCAGAAGAGTTTGTGAAAGATCAGGAGATAGGACTGCTAACAAAAGTTGGAGATCCAGAAGATATGGCCGAGAAGATTATTAAATTAATAGAGAATCAGCCTCTACGCCTAAAGTTAGCCCTAACTGGAGCAAACTTTATAAAAAAATTTGACCTTAAGGAATCAGCTAAGGAGTTTGAAGAGGCTATTCTGTCTAATCTGAACTGA
- a CDS encoding O-antigen ligase family protein, which yields MRTWIERFDFNLSRKQLLTIFIIDLAIILLVFLSALRGSIYLFLPLVIGISFVLLLNYKLSVYLLLISLFIRYDIYFMGKFFVPIDLISLILVFSFLGYFLTSRSLIFRGTPLDKPIYLFLVILGLSLVNTVDFSSGIRVYIWHLQVFVIFYLVSWGIDSGEVHRFLNFFLGLASLHTIYSIFQFWHASGKVRAFGLGGPNVADLIIGGLIISYSFYLFEPLPKKRLTYGLIFLLLLGGLFVTQTRGAMISFVLIYLLLSFIALKKAGSVGFLFSKQRVLVSLSLVLLVMAVLFLSYPELLKRVHHGLYYLPGRYVETTEIRLYLWSLAVKSFLHNPVLGIGLGQFYNLSQVFPELRFSPLVFYIYGLDPHNIVLYYLSSAGILGILALFYFFFSVLKIGWAKFKLSLTPQDTSITFALLGIVLFVFISSFYAGEWFYRVSGIEFLFFLGLLNVFKPKAE from the coding sequence ATGAGAACCTGGATTGAGAGATTTGATTTTAATTTATCAAGAAAACAGTTACTAACGATTTTCATAATAGATCTTGCCATAATCTTGCTTGTATTTCTTTCTGCTTTGAGAGGGTCCATCTATTTGTTTTTACCGTTGGTCATAGGGATTTCCTTTGTACTGCTTTTAAATTACAAGTTGAGTGTATATTTATTATTAATCAGCTTATTTATAAGATATGACATTTATTTTATGGGTAAGTTTTTTGTGCCGATTGATTTGATTAGTCTAATTTTAGTGTTTTCTTTTTTAGGGTATTTCTTGACTTCCAGGTCACTGATTTTCAGGGGAACCCCATTGGATAAACCTATTTATCTCTTTCTTGTTATCCTTGGACTTTCTCTGGTAAATACGGTTGATTTCAGCAGCGGAATTAGAGTTTATATCTGGCATCTGCAGGTTTTTGTAATCTTCTACTTGGTGAGCTGGGGTATAGATTCAGGGGAGGTTCATAGGTTTTTAAACTTCTTTTTGGGTCTGGCTTCCCTGCACACCATCTATAGTATATTTCAATTCTGGCATGCGTCAGGCAAGGTAAGAGCTTTCGGACTTGGTGGGCCAAACGTTGCAGATCTTATTATAGGAGGACTCATAATCTCTTATTCGTTTTATCTTTTTGAGCCTTTGCCCAAAAAAAGGCTGACCTATGGCTTAATTTTTCTTCTTCTCCTGGGAGGGCTTTTTGTTACTCAGACCAGAGGTGCCATGATAAGTTTTGTTCTAATTTATCTACTTCTAAGTTTCATTGCTCTTAAGAAAGCTGGAAGTGTGGGTTTTTTATTCTCCAAGCAAAGGGTTTTGGTTTCGTTGTCTTTGGTTTTGCTGGTGATGGCGGTCTTATTTTTGAGTTACCCTGAGCTTTTAAAGAGAGTGCATCATGGACTCTATTACTTGCCAGGTAGATATGTGGAAACTACTGAGATACGTTTGTACCTTTGGAGTTTGGCTGTGAAGTCTTTTCTGCACAATCCAGTTCTGGGAATTGGCTTAGGCCAGTTCTACAATCTATCCCAGGTTTTTCCGGAACTTAGATTTTCCCCCTTAGTTTTTTATATATATGGATTAGACCCTCATAACATAGTCCTATATTATCTTTCCTCTGCTGGCATTTTGGGAATTTTGGCTTTATTCTATTTTTTCTTTTCCGTCTTAAAAATTGGCTGGGCAAAGTTTAAATTATCTTTAACCCCTCAGGATACGAGCATAACTTTTGCACTTCTGGGGATTGTCCTCTTCGTTTTCATCTCCTCTTTTTATGCCGGGGAGTGGTTTTACCGAGTAAGCGGAATTGAATTTCTCTTTTTTTTAGGTCTGCTCAACGTTTTTAAACCAAAAGCCGAGTAA
- a CDS encoding sugar transferase, whose translation MLYIFVFGVSLLLVLALTPFFIKFAFKKNFLDYPDPRKIHSHPTPLLGGASVFLGFLGGVLLSFFYGMHWSYELSGVLLGGLLVLGLGLWDDKFGMRPGIKFFGQIVAAFIFLLVSQSFGKLNFGLLGDLLFFLWMVGLMNAFNFLDNMDGLCSGISVLAAAAFAVIFILTGQVSLGIICLALIGALSGFLLYNFPPAKIFLGDAGSMFNGFILSALGVLFAKRNSSFNQLLVPMLVLSYPIFDISLVTFTRAKEGRKIYKGGKDHSSHRLMNLGFHAKKTLGSIYLISLGLGITGLLIFFFFESSWKLLIVVCAGLLLAILGAHLHRNFVRAGEKLFLILLDSIAVNLAFLFFYWLRFESGFFSTRLVIPLSEYLVPAIWVTLYWLVLFAFLGLYEFRSQLPLKEEWKKIIKGVVLGIIIFSILSIKFISLWFVLLYSLSLILLLLFFRTVFILWERALFTRGIGLRKTLILGTGEDALKLKNSFNTESNPGFKVLGFVSENREYPGDLEVLGFLEDLDETLRKIKAEVAILALGQDCGDSVAQILSNFLQTEIDLVVAQEQGQVFNGLKKIKFYKGPWLKIYPTQLRTWESDMKRVLDFLFSLFLIMLTSPIWFLVSFLISLNYPGGILLKKSFLGKGGKLFQLYTFNSGPTDSQNKLGKFLKRSRIEKLPVLLNVLKGEMSFVGPQPEEERSNSYSSELPDYYKRVDLKPGIFSLSQGRKETSAFSENMTRRKVEEGLLYAEKVSLWLDFKIILNQIFGFFTRRQDV comes from the coding sequence ATGTTATATATATTTGTCTTTGGTGTATCTTTACTTTTAGTCTTAGCCCTTACCCCTTTTTTCATAAAGTTTGCTTTTAAAAAGAATTTCCTGGACTACCCTGATCCCAGAAAGATTCACTCCCATCCTACTCCTCTTTTGGGGGGCGCCTCGGTTTTCTTAGGGTTCTTAGGCGGAGTCCTTTTGAGTTTTTTTTATGGTATGCATTGGAGCTATGAGCTTTCCGGAGTCTTGCTCGGTGGATTACTTGTATTAGGGCTGGGGTTGTGGGATGATAAGTTTGGGATGCGGCCGGGAATTAAATTTTTCGGGCAGATAGTTGCCGCATTCATCTTTCTCCTGGTAAGCCAGAGCTTTGGCAAGTTAAATTTTGGATTGTTAGGGGATCTGCTTTTCTTCCTCTGGATGGTCGGGTTAATGAATGCTTTCAATTTTCTGGATAATATGGATGGACTGTGTAGTGGCATTTCAGTTTTAGCGGCGGCAGCCTTTGCGGTGATTTTTATTTTAACCGGTCAGGTTTCCCTGGGAATAATTTGTCTAGCTCTTATAGGAGCGCTATCAGGGTTTTTGCTCTACAATTTCCCGCCGGCAAAAATTTTTTTAGGGGATGCGGGGAGTATGTTCAACGGATTTATCCTTTCTGCTTTGGGAGTTCTATTTGCCAAAAGAAATAGCTCCTTCAACCAGCTTCTGGTGCCGATGCTGGTCTTGAGTTATCCGATTTTCGATATCTCCCTGGTTACATTTACCCGGGCTAAGGAAGGGAGAAAAATCTATAAGGGAGGTAAGGACCATTCATCTCATCGGCTGATGAATTTAGGTTTTCACGCGAAGAAGACCCTGGGCTCCATCTATCTGATCAGCCTGGGACTGGGGATAACCGGACTTCTGATATTTTTCTTTTTTGAATCATCCTGGAAACTGCTTATCGTGGTCTGCGCCGGGCTTCTTTTAGCTATCCTGGGTGCTCATCTTCATCGCAATTTTGTCCGGGCAGGAGAAAAGCTTTTCTTGATACTTCTGGATAGCATTGCAGTCAATCTGGCTTTCCTTTTCTTCTACTGGCTTAGATTTGAATCGGGTTTTTTCAGCACCCGGTTAGTTATCCCGCTTTCCGAATATCTGGTGCCTGCCATCTGGGTCACACTCTACTGGCTGGTGCTTTTTGCATTTTTAGGATTATATGAATTCAGATCACAGCTTCCCCTGAAAGAGGAATGGAAAAAGATAATTAAGGGAGTTGTACTGGGGATAATTATTTTTTCGATCCTCTCCATCAAATTCATCTCCTTGTGGTTCGTGCTCCTTTATTCTTTAAGCTTAATTTTGCTGCTTCTATTTTTCAGGACGGTTTTCATTTTATGGGAACGAGCTCTTTTTACCAGAGGGATAGGATTAAGGAAGACCTTGATTTTAGGGACCGGAGAAGATGCACTGAAGTTGAAAAATTCATTCAATACCGAGTCGAATCCTGGATTTAAGGTCTTGGGATTTGTTTCTGAAAATAGAGAATATCCAGGAGATTTAGAAGTCTTAGGATTTTTAGAAGATCTGGATGAGACTCTGAGGAAGATCAAGGCTGAGGTGGCGATTTTAGCTTTAGGACAAGATTGCGGGGACTCAGTTGCTCAGATCCTCTCGAATTTTTTACAGACCGAAATCGATTTAGTGGTAGCACAAGAACAGGGCCAGGTCTTCAATGGCCTGAAAAAGATTAAATTCTATAAAGGTCCCTGGTTGAAAATCTATCCCACCCAGTTAAGGACCTGGGAATCGGACATGAAACGGGTTCTCGATTTTTTGTTCTCGTTGTTTTTGATTATGCTTACCAGTCCGATCTGGTTTTTAGTTTCATTTCTAATCTCCTTGAACTACCCAGGTGGAATTCTGCTGAAGAAAAGTTTTTTAGGAAAAGGAGGAAAACTTTTTCAGCTTTATACTTTTAACTCCGGTCCTACGGATTCTCAAAATAAACTGGGTAAATTCCTAAAACGCTCCAGGATCGAAAAGCTTCCGGTTCTGCTCAACGTCTTAAAAGGGGAGATGAGTTTTGTCGGACCACAGCCGGAGGAGGAAAGGTCCAATAGTTATTCCTCAGAGCTTCCGGACTACTATAAAAGGGTGGACTTAAAGCCGGGAATTTTCAGCCTGAGCCAGGGGAGAAAAGAAACTTCAGCTTTTTCCGAAAATATGACAAGAAGAAAAGTGGAGGAGGGTCTTCTCTATGCGGAGAAGGTCTCCCTGTGGTTAGATTTTAAAATCATCTTAAACCAGATCTTCGGTTTTTTCACCAGGAGGCAGGATGTTTGA
- a CDS encoding glycosyltransferase family 2 protein — translation MDSYSSDLHHIQNTYRLSIIIVNYKASFFLLRCLSSIYEKVEDIDFEVIVVDNASNDNSPQKIKENFPKVRLIANSVNLGFSKACNRALREISSEYILLLNPDTEILDSSLKEMIRFLEENPEVGILGCKILDEKQKEQRTAFPRRTVLREILDIVPYMKLERILPEYWTDRLYDKLIKESEDPFEVFWVTGACLLVRKRVLDEIGLFDENLFLFSEDVDFCWRAQRKGWKVIYFPQAKIVHIVGGSSLEDAESFYVRLFHSYVRRTYFGRKYYSKLGNFLIRIVMLIDLLTRLAYIKLRFDKDSSLERKKAKLKAYQEALKAIIF, via the coding sequence ATGGATTCATACAGTTCAGATTTACATCACATCCAGAATACTTATAGACTTTCGATAATTATAGTCAATTACAAAGCTTCATTTTTCTTGCTCCGGTGCCTTTCTTCTATTTATGAGAAAGTAGAGGATATTGATTTTGAGGTTATAGTGGTGGATAATGCTTCAAATGATAATAGTCCGCAGAAAATTAAGGAGAACTTCCCTAAGGTAAGGCTAATAGCCAATTCAGTGAATTTAGGTTTCTCGAAGGCTTGTAATCGGGCTTTAAGGGAGATAAGCAGTGAATATATCCTACTTTTGAATCCTGACACTGAGATTCTAGATTCAAGTCTAAAGGAGATGATAAGATTTCTGGAAGAAAACCCAGAGGTGGGCATCTTGGGCTGTAAGATCCTCGATGAGAAGCAAAAGGAACAAAGAACTGCCTTCCCTCGGCGAACAGTTTTGAGAGAAATACTAGATATTGTTCCTTATATGAAATTGGAAAGGATTTTGCCAGAGTATTGGACTGATCGTCTTTATGATAAGTTGATCAAAGAAAGCGAAGACCCATTTGAAGTATTCTGGGTAACGGGAGCCTGCCTTTTGGTCAGGAAAAGGGTTCTGGATGAAATAGGTCTCTTTGATGAGAACCTTTTTCTTTTCTCTGAAGATGTGGACTTTTGCTGGAGAGCCCAAAGAAAAGGATGGAAGGTGATCTATTTTCCCCAGGCAAAGATCGTCCATATAGTGGGCGGAAGCTCTTTAGAGGATGCGGAATCTTTTTACGTTCGGCTTTTTCATTCATATGTCAGAAGAACTTACTTCGGAAGAAAGTATTATAGTAAGTTAGGAAACTTTTTAATAAGAATAGTTATGCTTATTGACCTATTAACTCGCCTGGCTTATATTAAGCTTAGATTCGATAAGGATAGCTCTTTAGAAAGGAAAAAGGCAAAGCTGAAAGCTTATCAAGAAGCTCTGAAAGCTATAATTTTTTAA
- a CDS encoding GDP-mannose 4,6-dehydratase has product MRVLITGGAGFIGSHLAEELLRRGEEVYVIDNLSTGRLENIKHLAANPRFHITIETILEEKLMEDLASKCEVIFHLAAAVGVRLIIEKPVDTIETNILGTEIVLRAANKFKRKVILTSTSEVYGKNSKVPFREDDDSVYGPTTKSRWSYACSKAIDEFLSLAYFHEKKLPIVVARLFNTIGPRQTGRYGMVVPSFVQQALLGHPITVYGDGKQSRSFTYVSDVVSALIGLSEHPKAVGEVFNVGNGREITIGQLAMLIRKMSNSKSKIVYIPYEKAFEKGFEDMKRRVPDIAKLNHLIGYKPRVSLETSIERIIANYRE; this is encoded by the coding sequence ATGAGAGTATTAATCACTGGGGGTGCCGGGTTTATCGGGTCGCATCTGGCGGAGGAGCTTCTGCGCAGGGGGGAGGAGGTTTATGTCATCGACAACCTCTCCACTGGCCGGCTGGAGAACATAAAACATTTAGCGGCTAATCCGCGGTTTCACATCACCATCGAGACTATCCTGGAAGAAAAGCTGATGGAAGATCTTGCCTCCAAGTGTGAAGTGATCTTTCACCTGGCAGCTGCAGTAGGCGTGAGACTGATCATCGAGAAGCCAGTCGATACCATAGAAACCAACATCCTGGGGACCGAGATAGTTCTTCGGGCGGCAAATAAATTCAAGAGAAAGGTGATCCTTACCTCCACCTCTGAGGTCTATGGGAAAAATAGCAAAGTTCCTTTTAGGGAAGATGACGACAGCGTGTATGGTCCAACTACCAAGAGCCGTTGGAGCTATGCCTGCTCCAAGGCGATAGATGAGTTCTTATCTTTAGCCTATTTTCATGAAAAAAAGCTTCCGATTGTAGTAGCCAGATTATTCAATACTATTGGTCCACGTCAAACCGGACGATATGGCATGGTGGTGCCCTCATTCGTTCAACAGGCACTACTGGGTCATCCAATTACCGTGTATGGGGATGGAAAACAAAGCCGGAGTTTCACCTATGTCTCTGACGTGGTATCGGCTTTAATCGGGCTATCCGAACACCCTAAGGCGGTGGGCGAGGTCTTCAACGTAGGAAATGGAAGAGAAATAACCATCGGGCAGTTAGCTATGCTGATCAGAAAGATGAGCAATAGCAAATCCAAGATCGTGTATATCCCTTATGAGAAAGCCTTTGAAAAAGGGTTTGAGGATATGAAACGGAGAGTTCCGGATATTGCCAAGTTGAACCATCTGATAGGGTATAAACCCAGGGTAAGCTTAGAGACAAGCATAGAAAGGATAATAGCCAATTACCGGGAGTAG
- a CDS encoding glycosyltransferase family 4 protein, whose product MRILFWVPYPKEGQSNRFRVEQYLPYLSAAGIDYSVRPFVSSEFYRILYEPNRCWLKIYFFIKSFLKRIIDLLSTSKYDLVFVHREAFPFGPPFFEILSSKLFSKPLVYDFDDAIFLGERSEANRAISFLKNPGKVARIISLSQQVIVGNNYLNEYAEQFNKNITVIPTPIDTEKYKPFNSSHKKNGIVVGWIGSHSTAEYLLELKDVFQKLKKENSGLVIRLVGAERYEKQLPGTECRAWKLEEEIEELGSFDIGLMPMPDNAWTRGKCAFKLLLYMSMGIPAVCSPVEMNKEIIKDGENGFLASSPEEWFEKIQTLIKDQDLRRRIGVRGRKTVESKYALDVWAPVFIKVLNKAIERQ is encoded by the coding sequence GTGAGAATACTTTTCTGGGTGCCATATCCCAAAGAGGGGCAGAGCAACAGGTTCAGGGTAGAGCAGTATTTGCCTTATTTGTCTGCAGCAGGGATTGATTATTCAGTACGCCCTTTTGTCTCCTCTGAATTTTACCGCATACTTTACGAGCCTAATAGATGCTGGCTTAAAATTTATTTTTTTATCAAGAGTTTCCTGAAAAGAATAATTGACCTTCTCAGTACATCCAAATATGACCTGGTTTTCGTTCACCGGGAGGCTTTTCCTTTTGGTCCCCCTTTTTTTGAAATATTGTCATCTAAACTTTTTAGCAAACCCTTAGTTTATGATTTCGACGATGCAATTTTTTTAGGGGAAAGAAGCGAGGCTAACCGAGCCATATCTTTTTTAAAGAATCCAGGAAAAGTTGCCAGGATTATCAGTCTTTCACAGCAGGTGATAGTAGGAAACAATTATCTGAATGAATATGCTGAACAATTTAACAAAAACATAACCGTGATTCCCACCCCTATAGATACAGAAAAATACAAACCATTTAATTCTTCACATAAGAAAAATGGAATTGTAGTAGGTTGGATTGGAAGCCACAGCACGGCAGAATATCTTTTAGAATTAAAAGACGTTTTCCAGAAATTAAAAAAGGAGAATTCAGGTTTGGTCATCAGATTAGTAGGAGCGGAGAGATATGAAAAGCAATTGCCTGGCACAGAATGTCGTGCCTGGAAATTGGAAGAGGAGATTGAAGAGCTAGGTTCCTTTGATATAGGTTTAATGCCTATGCCGGATAATGCGTGGACTAGAGGCAAATGCGCTTTTAAACTTCTGCTCTATATGAGCATGGGAATTCCCGCTGTCTGCTCACCTGTGGAAATGAACAAAGAGATTATCAAAGATGGCGAGAACGGATTTTTAGCTTCCTCTCCTGAGGAATGGTTTGAGAAAATCCAAACCTTAATAAAAGATCAAGACCTGAGAAGGAGAATAGGAGTTCGGGGACGTAAAACCGTAGAAAGTAAATATGCCTTGGACGTCTGGGCTCCGGTTTTTATTAAAGTCTTGAATAAAGCAATTGAAAGGCAATAA
- the asnB gene encoding asparagine synthase (glutamine-hydrolyzing) translates to MCGICGILYFSPDRQVEKGILSRMTSRLVHRGPDEEGFYLNGSLGLGIRRLSIIDLETGSQPIFNEDKTKVIVYNGEIYNFSEIRQELVLKGHNFRTRSDTETIVHLYEENPLDFVNKLNGIFAFALYDSEEKKLILARDHAGIKPLFYYSDKEKFIFASEIKSLLAYPGIFTQISPEGLLAYLSLGYVPQPETILKGIKKLSPGHMLRVSSSSIKNIPYWTLNYKHDQKEISREEQVERLRDLWRKVIKRQLVSDVPIGVLLSGGLDSSLVVAFASEVSSAPISTFTVGYEGMGYYDERPSARVIAERFNTLHHEFIIKPEIKDDLPRIVYFLDEPMADSSVLPTYYISMKAREQVKVVLTGTGGDDIFAGYRRYYPLPLGNLAYCFLSKIFAPVLKNFNFSRKTRIGEYLLLLKKFFITLDSQEEERYFKIMSIFQPEEIKKIFKGAIKIENPFLSYFDKMKTEERLNQLLFVDFHTYLTDDLLVKEDRMTMAWSLEGRVPFLDKELIEFASQLPSSLKLKGKETKYILKLLARAELPEEIIRKPKHGFAFPIEDWLRKDLKEMSFDLLLSSDSQLGSFLERREIKRMIEEHQSKRMDYGPQIWALLLLELWFKQVKENF, encoded by the coding sequence ATGTGCGGGATCTGTGGGATACTCTATTTTTCACCTGACAGGCAGGTTGAAAAGGGGATTTTGAGCCGGATGACCTCGCGGCTGGTTCATCGGGGTCCGGATGAAGAGGGCTTCTACCTCAATGGAAGCCTGGGCTTGGGTATCCGAAGGCTTTCGATAATTGACTTAGAGACCGGTTCCCAGCCAATTTTTAATGAGGATAAAACCAAAGTCATTGTTTACAATGGTGAGATCTATAATTTTTCTGAAATACGGCAAGAGCTGGTTTTAAAAGGACATAATTTCAGAACCAGGTCTGATACTGAGACTATAGTTCATTTATATGAGGAAAACCCTTTAGATTTCGTTAATAAGCTAAATGGGATTTTTGCATTTGCCCTGTATGATTCGGAAGAAAAAAAATTGATCTTAGCTCGCGATCATGCGGGTATAAAGCCACTTTTCTATTACTCAGACAAGGAAAAATTTATCTTTGCCTCTGAAATAAAATCACTTCTGGCTTACCCCGGAATCTTTACACAGATAAGCCCGGAAGGCCTTTTAGCTTATCTTTCTTTAGGATACGTCCCTCAGCCTGAGACCATTTTAAAAGGTATCAAAAAATTATCCCCGGGACATATGCTTCGGGTAAGTTCTTCATCGATTAAAAACATACCTTATTGGACTTTAAACTATAAACATGATCAAAAGGAGATTTCCCGGGAAGAACAGGTTGAGAGGTTAAGGGATTTATGGAGGAAAGTTATCAAAAGGCAGCTGGTATCAGATGTGCCGATAGGTGTTTTGTTAAGCGGAGGTTTAGATTCAAGTTTAGTAGTGGCTTTTGCTTCAGAGGTATCTTCTGCACCTATTTCAACTTTCACGGTAGGATATGAGGGGATGGGTTATTACGATGAAAGGCCTTCAGCCAGAGTGATTGCCGAAAGATTCAATACGCTTCATCATGAGTTTATAATAAAACCTGAGATTAAGGATGATCTCCCGCGTATCGTTTATTTTTTAGATGAACCCATGGCTGATTCCTCTGTTCTGCCAACCTACTATATCAGCATGAAAGCCAGAGAACAGGTTAAAGTGGTCTTGACCGGCACAGGGGGAGATGATATTTTTGCTGGGTATAGAAGATATTATCCTCTTCCTCTGGGGAACTTGGCTTATTGCTTTTTAAGTAAAATTTTTGCTCCTGTTCTTAAAAATTTTAACTTCTCCAGAAAGACCAGAATAGGGGAGTATCTTCTCCTATTAAAAAAATTCTTTATTACTCTTGATTCTCAGGAAGAAGAACGATATTTTAAAATAATGTCGATCTTTCAACCAGAGGAGATAAAAAAGATTTTTAAAGGAGCAATTAAAATCGAAAATCCTTTCTTAAGTTATTTTGATAAGATGAAAACTGAAGAACGCTTAAATCAGCTTCTCTTTGTAGATTTTCATACCTATTTGACAGATGACCTTTTAGTCAAGGAAGACCGGATGACTATGGCCTGGAGCTTAGAGGGACGAGTTCCTTTCTTAGATAAAGAGTTGATTGAATTTGCTTCACAGCTTCCTTCTTCCTTGAAACTGAAAGGTAAAGAAACCAAGTATATCCTTAAACTGCTGGCTCGAGCCGAGCTTCCTGAAGAGATCATCAGAAAACCTAAACACGGGTTCGCCTTCCCGATTGAGGATTGGTTAAGAAAGGACTTGAAAGAGATGAGTTTTGACCTGCTTTTATCCTCTGATAGCCAGCTTGGTAGCTTTTTAGAGCGGAGAGAGATAAAAAGAATGATAGAGGAGCATCAGTCTAAAAGAATGGATTATGGACCTCAGATTTGGGCTCTATTGCTTCTGGAGCTGTGGTTTAAACAGGTCAAAGAGAATTTTTGA
- a CDS encoding glycosyltransferase family 4 protein, protein MKRIKVLRIITRQNIGGPAFHTILLTSHLDHNRFESILVKGSEGKDEGDMDELAKSKKIELIYVKELSREISLRKDLIALWKLYRIIRREKPDIVHTHTAKAGTLGRFAARLAGVPIVVHTFHGNIFEGYFSSLKSKLFLNIERLLASLSSKVIAISHSQKQALLKYKICNPGRISCIPLGLELEPFLNSEKKKGIFRKELNLDEGIPLIGIVARLVPIKGHIYFLEAAKLVSQDFPSAKFIVVGDGELRKKLMDLVTDLGIKDKVIFCGFRKNLTDIYADLDIVVLSSLNEGLPVSIIEALTAKKAVVATEVGGVRDLVENRVTGILVPKQDSKNLAQGMLYLLRNPQEGLKFGENGRKKVYPALNYTRLVSDIEELYEDLVAKRGLSRF, encoded by the coding sequence ATGAAAAGAATCAAAGTTTTAAGAATAATAACCAGGCAGAATATCGGCGGGCCAGCCTTTCACACCATTCTTTTGACTTCACACCTGGATCATAACAGGTTTGAAAGCATCCTGGTAAAAGGAAGTGAAGGAAAAGATGAGGGGGATATGGATGAGCTGGCTAAGAGTAAGAAGATTGAGCTGATCTACGTCAAAGAATTAAGCCGGGAAATATCCTTGAGAAAAGACCTGATTGCTTTGTGGAAGTTATATCGGATAATTAGAAGGGAAAAACCAGATATCGTTCATACTCATACTGCTAAAGCTGGAACCCTGGGCAGATTTGCAGCCAGGTTAGCTGGAGTTCCCATAGTCGTGCATACATTTCACGGAAATATTTTTGAGGGATATTTTAGTTCTTTGAAGAGCAAGTTATTTTTAAATATTGAGAGGTTGCTCGCCTCTTTAAGCAGTAAGGTGATTGCTATAAGTCATTCTCAGAAACAAGCGCTTTTGAAATACAAGATCTGTAATCCAGGCAGAATAAGCTGTATTCCTCTGGGTTTGGAACTTGAGCCTTTTTTAAATTCTGAAAAGAAAAAAGGGATTTTTCGTAAGGAATTGAATTTAGATGAGGGTATTCCTTTAATTGGAATAGTGGCCAGGCTTGTTCCGATAAAAGGGCATATTTACTTCCTGGAAGCGGCTAAACTCGTCAGTCAAGATTTCCCTTCTGCCAAATTTATTGTTGTTGGCGATGGAGAGCTGAGAAAAAAACTAATGGATTTAGTCACAGATTTGGGAATCAAGGATAAAGTTATTTTCTGCGGTTTCAGAAAGAATCTTACCGATATTTATGCGGACTTAGATATTGTGGTCCTCTCTTCCCTAAATGAAGGACTCCCAGTTAGCATAATTGAAGCTTTAACAGCAAAAAAAGCTGTGGTTGCTACTGAAGTTGGAGGGGTAAGAGATCTGGTGGAGAACCGGGTTACAGGTATTCTTGTGCCCAAGCAGGATTCGAAAAACTTAGCCCAGGGGATGTTATATCTGTTAAGGAATCCACAAGAAGGTCTAAAATTTGGAGAAAATGGTAGGAAAAAGGTCTATCCAGCATTAAATTATACAAGACTGGTTTCAGATATTGAAGAATTATATGAGGATTTAGTCGCGAAGAGAGGTCTCAGCAGATTCTGA